The following are encoded in a window of Persicobacter psychrovividus genomic DNA:
- a CDS encoding TonB-dependent receptor, whose protein sequence is MNTIYRMRMGVFKITSILMASLLVILLSTAVYAQDRVTIHGVVSASADGSALPGVTVLVKGSTNGAITDMNGEFNIKAASTATLSFSFIGYKTKDVLVGQQTSINVSLDEDVAQLNEVVVVGYGTVKKSSLTGSVSKVNNDKLDQIPTPRVEEALQGQISGVNIQMSDPQAGAAPKVQVRGVGSIAADASPLVVVDGMVVDSDYMASLDMNDVESISVLKDASSAAIYGSRGGNGVIMITTKGGQEGKAKFAFNAYFGHKFVKKRNIYPSIAQERTRANNFIADAENKLANVDNLGLADPSGYADVLKSALSAAKKAAGEYGRYDHMDLLGTEHDWQDVFFDGGNIQSYNLSASGGTEHTKYRISGGYMSDDGVLLTDSYKKMNLRLNLKTKLTDKLEMGMNINPSREISRAFPAYMYDAMRSAPWLPQYFDEHTFQFIDHKKYPNAAIGDYAFEKPFDNYTDADGNKYQNISTTSNPSALAAVLERDKKTYTNKIFANTYLQYKLLKGLNFKTTLSSTYRGRVRDYWAGTKYHRDGAAKAEDQYRAYNYLKWASDSYFSYNLTKGKHDLSAVLGTSFEHISDEFVEARMKGYENDYIKTGEGGSIISDATSSKVEESLQSFFGRVNYAYNDKYLFSFSLRTDGSSKFGENYQYGIFPAGSFGWRLSEENFMKALPWVNNLKARISYGVTGNNSGISEYEHLAMLGQSSAVFGNNISAGFAPMNIASPDLRWEKQLELNPGIDFGFFGNRVYGSLDWYQRLSQDLLLPREIPSQTGFDKTIVNLGSVKNQGVEFELTARPVVTKDFEWTVTTNMSFNKNELTGFGGVDSLISVYDPKRPAEWIAVVGQPIASYYGYKVDHSRTIPTEYLHDPFSRIGGQSQDVYVQDLNGDGKITTADRTILGNDFPTFVWSVSNSFKYKNWDLSIMWQGNAGAKVRNIDPVYFGNHFASGMDYNKNAFTDHTKNPNLAQNEGRNWVQERIYTDDIIQDASYIALRNVNIGYKLPKTFVKKIGLTSCRIYAAGTNLLYFMANGYSSWNPEGVYNTNNPLTYGYQKGGAPLPRSYTVGFNIEF, encoded by the coding sequence ATGAACACCATTTACAGAATGAGAATGGGAGTATTCAAAATCACCTCGATTTTGATGGCTTCTTTACTTGTTATTCTGCTCAGTACCGCCGTGTATGCACAGGACAGAGTAACAATTCATGGAGTAGTTTCCGCATCAGCTGACGGCTCCGCTCTCCCAGGCGTTACCGTATTGGTTAAGGGTTCGACTAACGGAGCCATTACGGATATGAACGGGGAGTTTAATATTAAAGCCGCTTCCACGGCTACCCTCAGTTTTAGTTTCATCGGTTACAAAACCAAAGATGTACTTGTCGGACAACAAACCAGCATTAATGTTTCGCTTGACGAAGATGTCGCTCAGCTTAACGAAGTGGTTGTTGTGGGTTACGGTACGGTAAAAAAATCAAGCCTGACAGGTTCTGTTTCTAAAGTAAACAACGATAAGCTCGATCAAATTCCAACTCCTCGTGTAGAAGAAGCCCTTCAAGGTCAAATCTCTGGGGTAAACATCCAGATGTCGGACCCTCAAGCAGGTGCAGCTCCTAAGGTGCAAGTGCGTGGTGTAGGTTCTATTGCCGCAGATGCTTCTCCATTGGTAGTAGTGGATGGTATGGTTGTCGATTCAGATTATATGGCCTCATTGGACATGAACGATGTGGAATCTATCTCTGTACTGAAAGATGCTTCTTCAGCAGCAATCTACGGTTCCCGTGGTGGTAACGGGGTAATCATGATTACTACTAAAGGCGGACAGGAAGGCAAAGCCAAATTTGCTTTCAATGCTTATTTCGGACACAAATTCGTTAAGAAACGCAATATCTATCCATCGATCGCTCAGGAGCGCACTCGTGCCAACAACTTCATCGCTGATGCAGAAAACAAATTGGCGAATGTGGACAACTTGGGCTTGGCGGATCCTTCAGGATATGCTGACGTATTGAAATCGGCACTTAGCGCAGCGAAAAAAGCTGCTGGTGAATATGGTCGCTATGATCACATGGATCTTTTGGGTACGGAGCACGACTGGCAAGATGTATTCTTCGATGGTGGTAACATCCAGTCTTATAACTTGAGTGCGAGTGGTGGTACTGAACACACCAAATACCGCATCTCTGGTGGTTATATGTCGGATGACGGGGTATTGCTAACCGACTCTTACAAGAAAATGAACTTGCGCCTGAACTTGAAAACCAAGTTGACCGACAAGTTGGAAATGGGCATGAACATTAACCCATCCCGTGAGATTTCCCGTGCATTCCCTGCATATATGTATGATGCGATGCGCTCTGCGCCATGGTTGCCTCAGTATTTCGACGAGCACACCTTCCAGTTCATCGATCACAAAAAATACCCTAATGCAGCAATCGGTGATTACGCTTTCGAAAAGCCTTTCGACAACTACACTGATGCAGATGGTAACAAATACCAGAACATCTCCACAACTTCAAATCCTTCTGCTTTAGCGGCGGTTTTGGAACGCGACAAAAAGACTTACACCAACAAGATTTTTGCGAACACTTACCTTCAGTATAAATTACTCAAAGGGCTGAACTTCAAAACAACACTTTCGAGCACTTACCGTGGACGTGTACGTGATTACTGGGCAGGTACCAAATACCACCGTGACGGTGCAGCGAAAGCAGAAGATCAATACCGTGCTTACAATTATTTGAAATGGGCGTCTGATTCCTATTTCTCTTATAACCTGACCAAAGGCAAGCACGACTTGAGTGCTGTTTTGGGTACTTCATTCGAGCATATCTCTGACGAGTTTGTGGAAGCACGCATGAAAGGTTATGAAAATGACTACATCAAAACGGGTGAAGGTGGATCGATCATCTCTGATGCGACCTCTTCAAAAGTGGAAGAATCATTGCAATCATTCTTCGGCCGTGTAAACTACGCTTACAATGACAAATATTTGTTCTCTTTCTCTTTGAGAACTGACGGAAGCTCGAAATTCGGTGAAAATTACCAATATGGTATCTTCCCTGCGGGTTCATTCGGTTGGAGATTGTCTGAAGAGAACTTCATGAAAGCCTTGCCTTGGGTCAACAACCTGAAAGCACGTATCTCTTACGGTGTAACAGGTAACAATTCAGGAATCTCTGAATACGAACACTTAGCCATGCTCGGGCAGTCAAGTGCTGTATTTGGCAACAATATTTCTGCTGGTTTCGCACCAATGAATATTGCCTCGCCAGACTTGCGTTGGGAAAAACAACTGGAGCTTAACCCAGGTATCGACTTCGGTTTCTTCGGCAACCGCGTGTATGGTTCATTGGACTGGTACCAACGTCTATCGCAAGACTTGTTGTTGCCACGTGAGATTCCTTCACAAACAGGTTTCGACAAAACAATCGTCAACTTGGGTTCTGTGAAAAACCAAGGGGTTGAATTCGAATTGACTGCTCGCCCTGTGGTAACAAAAGACTTCGAATGGACCGTAACCACCAACATGTCATTCAACAAAAATGAATTGACTGGCTTCGGTGGCGTGGATTCCCTGATCTCTGTTTACGATCCTAAGCGTCCGGCAGAATGGATCGCAGTAGTAGGTCAGCCAATCGCTTCTTACTACGGATACAAAGTGGATCACTCACGCACTATTCCTACTGAATACCTTCACGACCCATTCAGCCGTATCGGCGGACAGTCGCAGGATGTTTATGTACAAGACTTGAACGGTGACGGTAAAATCACCACTGCTGACCGTACCATCTTAGGTAACGACTTCCCTACTTTCGTTTGGAGTGTAAGCAACAGCTTCAAATACAAAAACTGGGATTTGTCGATCATGTGGCAAGGAAACGCAGGAGCGAAAGTAAGAAACATTGATCCTGTTTACTTCGGTAACCACTTCGCAAGCGGAATGGACTACAACAAGAATGCATTCACGGATCACACCAAAAACCCTAACCTTGCTCAAAACGAAGGCAGAAACTGGGTGCAGGAGCGCATCTACACGGATGACATCATTCAGGATGCTTCATACATCGCTTTGCGTAACGTGAACATCGGTTACAAATTGCCAAAAACGTTCGTTAAGAAAATCGGATTGACTTCTTGTCGAATCTACGCAGCAGGTACAAACCTATTGTACTTCATGGCAAACGGTTATTCTTCTTGGAACCCAGAGGGGGTTTACAACACCAACAACCCACTGACTTACGGTTACCAAAAAGGTGGAGCACCACTTCCTCGCTCTTACACTGTCGGATTTAACATCGAATTTTAA
- a CDS encoding SDR family oxidoreductase, whose protein sequence is MNLSGKVAIITGGVRDIGREITLAMAEAGAKLVVNYYAAEENAEENAAETVRLAKEKGAEIITVAGDLMKMDEVENVVAKGIEAFGDRIDVLVNVAGGIVGRKKIEEQDENWYNLLMDLNMKTVWAMTKAVRPYLGEGSSIVNFASQAGRDGAGGGASLYGASKAAVMGFTRAMAKELGPDGIRCNALCPGMIATKFHDDHTPAQARVNVAGATALRREGRAEEVADLVVYLASDKSSFLSGNNIDINGGLAFS, encoded by the coding sequence ATGAATCTTTCAGGAAAAGTAGCAATTATTACAGGTGGTGTACGTGACATCGGGCGTGAAATCACTTTGGCAATGGCAGAAGCAGGCGCAAAATTGGTAGTGAACTACTACGCTGCAGAAGAAAATGCAGAGGAAAATGCCGCTGAAACTGTTCGTTTGGCAAAAGAGAAAGGCGCTGAGATCATCACTGTTGCTGGTGACTTGATGAAAATGGACGAAGTGGAGAACGTTGTGGCTAAAGGTATCGAAGCTTTTGGTGACCGTATCGACGTATTGGTGAACGTAGCAGGTGGTATTGTTGGTCGTAAGAAAATCGAAGAGCAAGACGAGAACTGGTACAACTTGTTGATGGACTTGAACATGAAAACGGTTTGGGCCATGACAAAAGCTGTTCGTCCTTATTTGGGTGAAGGTTCTTCTATCGTGAACTTTGCTTCTCAGGCTGGTCGTGACGGTGCTGGTGGTGGTGCTTCTTTGTACGGTGCTTCTAAAGCTGCTGTAATGGGCTTCACTCGTGCAATGGCGAAAGAATTGGGACCTGACGGTATCCGTTGTAACGCATTGTGCCCAGGTATGATCGCAACGAAATTCCACGATGATCACACCCCGGCTCAGGCTCGTGTAAACGTTGCTGGTGCAACTGCTTTGCGTCGTGAAGGCCGTGCGGAAGAGGTCGCTGATTTGGTGGTTTACTTGGCTTCTGACAAGTCTTCATTCCTTTCAGGAAACAACATCGATATCAACGGTGGTTTGGCATTCTCTTGA
- a CDS encoding alginate lyase family protein: MKKRLDATIAEGIEVPIPKDPAGGYTHEQHKENYRRMYEAGILYQVLQDPKYAQFVDDMLMKYAEMFPTLPLHPVKKSYAPGKLFWQCLNDDNWVVYTAQAYDCVYDAISPKHRKIIEKDLLRPYAEFLSKENLKVFNRIHNHGVWDVAAVGMLGYVLGDQQLVEQSLHGYFKKPLKGDEAFRQANARAGFYAHLNQLFGPEGYYTEGPYYHRYALTPFILFAEAISNNEPERDIFHYRNSVLLKTVDCLLQLTNEKGEFLPFNDAIPEMSINAPSVIEGVDIAYKHEQNPDFVAVAALQNKVTISEGGLMIAKALASGDVPRIRRHSHIIKDGQHGDQGGIGFLYSKNRAEQFALTLKYSTHGLSHGHYDKLGLTLYKKGKPVLQDYGAVRYVNVEQKEGGRYLPETAKFARQSGSHNVMTCDGKSHFDGNIKESSKHWGTLMAFDVDHKDYQAIRARQNHVYEGVDMQRTIVQIQDTSLRDPIYLDVMEGFSKETHQYDLSYQYLGQIMDMKFDQYTSHQTLSPIGTQAGFEYIWKVAEAETTTQNAQFSWLNHEVFYTITTLNNAPTKQTLGEYGANDPNFNLRREPMYMMSRRADDVRFVNLIEPHGKINPATNELVRDTHSQISDLKETNLAEGLNVVQFQHSNGHTYQVFLAANSDKAAKHTATLNNETVRWQGPISVVVK; this comes from the coding sequence ATGAAAAAAAGATTAGACGCTACGATCGCTGAAGGCATTGAAGTGCCTATTCCAAAAGATCCAGCGGGTGGTTATACCCACGAACAGCATAAAGAGAACTATAGAAGAATGTATGAGGCGGGCATACTTTACCAGGTGTTGCAAGACCCCAAATATGCCCAGTTTGTAGACGATATGCTGATGAAATATGCGGAAATGTTCCCCACATTACCGCTCCATCCTGTGAAAAAATCCTACGCGCCAGGGAAGTTGTTTTGGCAATGCCTTAATGATGATAACTGGGTTGTGTACACCGCACAGGCTTACGATTGCGTTTACGATGCGATCAGCCCAAAACACCGAAAAATTATTGAAAAGGACCTGTTGCGTCCGTATGCTGAATTTTTGTCGAAAGAGAATCTGAAGGTGTTCAACCGAATTCATAATCATGGTGTTTGGGATGTGGCTGCGGTAGGAATGCTGGGTTATGTGCTCGGAGATCAGCAACTTGTAGAGCAAAGCCTTCATGGTTATTTCAAAAAACCGCTTAAAGGGGATGAGGCTTTTCGTCAGGCGAATGCCCGCGCAGGCTTTTACGCTCACCTGAATCAGCTGTTTGGCCCTGAGGGTTACTATACTGAAGGGCCATATTATCACCGTTATGCATTAACGCCTTTTATTTTATTTGCGGAGGCAATCTCGAACAATGAGCCTGAGCGAGATATTTTCCATTATCGAAACAGCGTTTTGTTGAAAACCGTCGATTGCCTGCTTCAGCTGACCAACGAGAAAGGGGAGTTTTTACCTTTCAATGATGCGATTCCAGAAATGAGCATCAATGCGCCATCGGTGATTGAAGGCGTGGATATTGCCTATAAACACGAGCAGAACCCTGATTTTGTGGCGGTGGCCGCTTTGCAAAATAAAGTAACCATCAGTGAGGGTGGTTTGATGATTGCCAAGGCACTTGCTTCGGGAGATGTACCCCGCATTCGTCGTCATTCACACATTATTAAAGATGGGCAGCACGGCGATCAGGGCGGTATAGGATTTCTTTACAGCAAAAACAGAGCAGAGCAGTTTGCGCTTACCCTTAAATATTCTACCCACGGCCTGAGCCATGGGCATTACGATAAACTTGGACTGACCCTTTATAAAAAAGGCAAGCCTGTTTTGCAGGATTACGGTGCCGTTCGGTATGTGAATGTCGAGCAAAAAGAGGGTGGCCGTTATCTGCCAGAAACGGCGAAGTTTGCCCGCCAGAGTGGTAGCCACAATGTGATGACCTGCGATGGAAAGTCGCACTTTGACGGTAACATCAAGGAGTCCTCGAAACACTGGGGTACACTGATGGCCTTTGATGTCGATCATAAGGATTATCAGGCGATCAGGGCACGACAAAATCATGTGTATGAAGGCGTAGATATGCAGCGTACCATTGTTCAGATTCAGGATACTTCCCTACGGGACCCCATTTACCTGGATGTGATGGAAGGCTTCAGTAAGGAAACCCATCAGTACGATTTATCTTATCAGTATTTAGGACAAATCATGGATATGAAGTTTGATCAGTACACATCACATCAAACGCTTTCTCCAATCGGCACACAGGCAGGATTTGAGTATATCTGGAAAGTGGCCGAGGCGGAAACAACAACACAGAATGCGCAGTTTTCCTGGCTAAATCATGAGGTTTTTTATACCATCACGACCCTGAACAATGCGCCTACAAAGCAAACTTTAGGAGAATACGGGGCAAATGATCCCAATTTTAACCTTCGCCGTGAGCCCATGTACATGATGTCGAGAAGGGCAGACGATGTGCGGTTTGTCAATTTAATTGAACCTCATGGCAAGATCAACCCTGCCACCAACGAGCTGGTCAGGGATACCCACTCGCAGATCTCTGATTTGAAAGAAACTAATTTAGCCGAAGGCCTAAACGTTGTTCAGTTCCAACATAGCAATGGACACACGTATCAGGTCTTTTTAGCGGCCAATAGTGATAAAGCGGCAAAGCATACCGCTACATTAAATAACGAAACTGTGCGTTGGCAAGGACCAATATCAGTGGTTGTTAAATAA
- a CDS encoding MFS transporter produces the protein MDVLEKERSQRKANIEVKEKGFKLPNLRWVIIGLIALATVINYIDRSALAMMFPGEKGIGKTLGLSKDDYALILNIFMVAYALGQTFSGKIFDKVGTRFGYVISIGIWSISSFCHTFARGIFSLSFFRSTLGFGEAGNWPGAAKSNAEWFPIKERAFAQGLFNAGASLGSVVAPPFIATLFVAFGWQTTFMIVGSLGMTWIIPWVLINKGTPTKHPWITKEECHYIKSGQSKADNDETAEAMPLLKILSYKQAWAVLVSRFFMEPIWWLFVGWMPIYLADTYGFDVKEIGAFAWIPYVGAAIGSVAGGYYSGLLIKKGKSTNVARKQTIVIGGLMMLAGLAAVLTLDLGKSPDLFVYIVAVVLFGFQFAIGNVQTLPSDLFSGKNVGSLAGFGGTIGVISVVLMNFLVPKLSAISYNYIFLMIAVFVPLGVGSIFYFARNIKPLQD, from the coding sequence ATGGACGTTTTGGAAAAAGAAAGATCACAACGTAAAGCAAATATAGAGGTGAAGGAGAAAGGATTTAAATTACCCAATTTAAGATGGGTGATTATTGGGTTGATTGCTTTAGCAACGGTCATTAATTATATCGACAGATCGGCGCTTGCAATGATGTTCCCTGGAGAAAAGGGAATAGGAAAGACATTGGGGCTGTCGAAAGACGATTACGCCTTGATCTTGAATATCTTTATGGTGGCCTACGCCCTCGGGCAGACGTTTTCGGGGAAAATCTTCGATAAGGTGGGGACACGTTTTGGTTATGTGATTTCTATCGGGATCTGGTCAATTTCTTCCTTCTGCCATACTTTTGCCCGCGGCATTTTTTCGCTTTCGTTTTTCAGATCCACTTTAGGGTTTGGCGAAGCAGGAAACTGGCCTGGTGCAGCAAAAAGTAATGCAGAGTGGTTCCCGATCAAAGAACGTGCTTTTGCGCAAGGCCTATTCAATGCAGGAGCCTCTCTGGGTTCTGTGGTAGCGCCTCCTTTTATCGCAACATTATTCGTGGCTTTTGGCTGGCAAACCACCTTCATGATCGTGGGTTCTTTAGGGATGACGTGGATCATTCCCTGGGTGCTGATCAATAAAGGAACGCCTACCAAACACCCATGGATTACCAAAGAAGAGTGTCATTATATCAAATCGGGGCAGTCGAAAGCAGACAACGATGAGACGGCAGAAGCCATGCCTCTTCTTAAAATTTTATCCTACAAACAAGCGTGGGCGGTATTGGTGTCCCGTTTCTTCATGGAGCCAATCTGGTGGTTGTTCGTTGGCTGGATGCCGATCTACCTTGCAGATACTTATGGCTTTGATGTCAAAGAAATTGGTGCCTTTGCCTGGATCCCTTATGTAGGAGCAGCGATCGGTTCGGTTGCTGGAGGGTACTACTCAGGATTGCTGATCAAAAAAGGAAAATCAACCAATGTGGCGCGTAAACAGACGATCGTTATTGGCGGTTTGATGATGCTTGCGGGTTTAGCGGCAGTATTAACGCTCGATTTAGGGAAATCCCCTGATTTGTTCGTGTATATCGTTGCAGTGGTATTGTTTGGTTTCCAATTTGCTATTGGTAATGTACAGACCCTTCCATCGGACTTGTTCTCTGGCAAAAATGTAGGATCGCTGGCGGGATTTGGCGGAACAATCGGGGTGATCTCCGTAGTGTTGATGAACTTCCTTGTTCCTAAACTGTCGGCAATTTCTTATAACTATATCTTCTTAATGATCGCCGTATTTGTCCCACTGGGCGTTGGATCGATCTTTTATTTTGCAAGAAATATCAAGCCTCTACAAGACTAA
- a CDS encoding sugar kinase yields the protein MAKVVTFGEIMLRLATPGYLRFHQANEFEATYGGGESNVAVSLANYGMDAEFVTRLPKNDIGDAAIKKLRSYNVETKNIALGGDRVGIYFLETGAVARGSKVVYDRANSAIAEITPGMINWKEVFADATWFHWTGITPALSEGAAEALKEALEVAKDMGVTVSCDLNYRAKLWKYGKACHEVMPALVALTDVVLGNEEDAEMALHISPDGVDVTGGHVEGEAYLSVSKKIMEKFPKVKKVITTLRGSINANHNTWEGVLYDGKTLFKSSRKYDITHIVDRVGGGDSFMGGLIYGLNTYTEDDQKALDFAVAASCLKHTIKGDFNLVTVDEVEKLMGGDASGRVAR from the coding sequence ATGGCAAAAGTAGTCACTTTTGGAGAGATCATGTTGCGTTTGGCAACCCCTGGTTATTTGCGTTTTCACCAAGCAAACGAGTTCGAAGCAACTTACGGTGGTGGTGAGTCAAACGTAGCTGTTTCATTGGCAAATTACGGTATGGATGCTGAGTTCGTCACTCGTCTTCCAAAAAATGACATTGGTGATGCTGCAATCAAAAAATTGCGTTCTTACAACGTAGAGACTAAAAACATCGCTTTGGGTGGTGACCGCGTAGGGATCTACTTCTTGGAAACAGGTGCTGTTGCTCGTGGTTCTAAAGTTGTTTATGACCGTGCCAACTCTGCGATTGCTGAGATCACACCAGGCATGATCAACTGGAAAGAAGTTTTCGCTGATGCTACTTGGTTCCACTGGACGGGTATCACGCCAGCTTTGTCTGAAGGTGCTGCTGAAGCATTGAAAGAAGCTTTGGAAGTAGCAAAAGACATGGGCGTTACGGTTTCTTGTGACTTGAACTACCGTGCCAAATTGTGGAAATACGGAAAAGCTTGTCATGAAGTAATGCCTGCATTGGTTGCTTTGACTGACGTTGTTTTGGGTAATGAGGAAGATGCTGAAATGGCATTGCACATTTCTCCTGACGGTGTGGACGTAACAGGTGGTCACGTAGAAGGCGAGGCTTACTTGTCTGTATCTAAAAAGATCATGGAGAAATTCCCAAAGGTGAAGAAAGTAATCACAACACTTCGTGGTTCTATCAACGCCAACCACAACACTTGGGAAGGTGTATTGTATGATGGCAAGACTTTGTTCAAGTCTTCTCGCAAGTATGATATCACGCACATCGTTGACCGTGTAGGTGGTGGAGATTCTTTCATGGGTGGATTGATCTACGGATTGAACACTTACACGGAAGATGATCAAAAAGCTTTGGATTTCGCCGTAGCTGCTTCATGTTTGAAACACACGATCAAAGGTGATTTCAACTTGGTAACGGTTGACGAAGTAGAGAAATTGATGGGTGGTGACGCTTCAGGTCGCGTAGCTCGATAA
- a CDS encoding sugar kinase yields the protein MGKVVTFGEVLMCLASPGSVRLKQSKSLDIDFGGAEANVAVSLAQFGEDVSFVTRVPKNDMAELALMSLKSFGVNTHNVQWGGDRLGLYYFENGAVYRGSKVIYDRDHSAMATIEPHTVNWDEVFKDADWFHWTGITPALSASAFNVTKEALKAAKERGITISGDYNFRKNLWNWGVEAEEVMPELMNYCDIMSGIHPDVDVVKEKVSDALYAEAGQQMMDKYPNCKLVVFTSRGSVSASHNTWAGALYDGERVYRSITYNLTHIVDRVGGGDSFMAALIYALRNYETKQEAVDFATAASTLKHFVLGDQNICSVEEVEALMGGDRTGLISR from the coding sequence ATGGGTAAGGTTGTTACTTTTGGTGAGGTGCTGATGTGTCTGGCATCACCAGGATCTGTAAGGTTGAAGCAGTCTAAAAGTTTAGACATCGATTTTGGAGGAGCAGAAGCCAATGTGGCCGTTTCTTTGGCGCAATTTGGCGAAGATGTATCCTTCGTTACCAGGGTTCCGAAAAATGATATGGCGGAACTCGCACTGATGTCCCTCAAAAGTTTTGGTGTAAACACACATAATGTACAGTGGGGCGGTGACCGACTGGGCCTTTATTATTTTGAAAATGGGGCGGTTTATCGTGGCAGTAAAGTGATTTACGATCGCGATCATTCAGCAATGGCGACCATCGAGCCGCATACGGTAAACTGGGATGAGGTGTTTAAAGATGCTGACTGGTTTCACTGGACGGGCATCACGCCTGCATTATCGGCTTCGGCATTTAATGTTACCAAAGAGGCCCTGAAAGCCGCAAAAGAACGAGGTATTACCATTTCTGGCGACTATAATTTCCGCAAAAACCTCTGGAACTGGGGTGTAGAAGCGGAAGAAGTCATGCCAGAATTGATGAATTATTGCGACATCATGTCGGGCATTCACCCAGACGTTGATGTGGTTAAAGAAAAAGTATCTGATGCGCTTTATGCAGAAGCAGGGCAGCAGATGATGGACAAATATCCGAATTGTAAGTTGGTGGTTTTTACTTCGCGCGGAAGTGTATCGGCAAGTCATAACACTTGGGCGGGTGCATTGTACGACGGCGAGCGCGTTTATCGCAGCATCACTTACAATCTGACACACATTGTCGATCGTGTAGGGGGCGGAGACTCCTTTATGGCGGCATTGATTTATGCATTAAGAAATTACGAAACCAAGCAGGAAGCTGTGGATTTTGCCACGGCAGCTTCAACCCTGAAGCATTTTGTGCTTGGCGATCAAAATATATGTTCTGTTGAGGAGGTTGAAGCACTTATGGGTGGCGACCGCACAGGACTAATCAGTAGATAA
- a CDS encoding bifunctional 4-hydroxy-2-oxoglutarate aldolase/2-dehydro-3-deoxy-phosphogluconate aldolase has product MAKFTRIEVAQKMKETGMIPVFFHKDLDVCKQVLKATYDGGARVFEFVNRGDFAHEVFGELIKWAATETPEMILGIGSVVDAPTTALYIQLGANFVVSPIMNPEMAKVCNRRKIAWSPGCGSLSEISMAEELGCEVVKIFPGQQVGGPDFVKAVKGPFPWSSIMPTGGVKPERENLTEWFNAGVHCVGMGSQLMIKDADGNFDLEAIKNKTKEALAIIAELRG; this is encoded by the coding sequence ATGGCAAAATTCACAAGAATTGAAGTCGCTCAGAAGATGAAAGAAACAGGGATGATTCCTGTATTCTTCCACAAAGACTTGGACGTTTGTAAGCAAGTATTGAAAGCTACTTACGATGGTGGAGCACGTGTATTTGAATTCGTAAACCGTGGCGATTTCGCTCACGAGGTTTTTGGCGAATTGATCAAATGGGCAGCTACTGAAACCCCAGAAATGATCTTGGGTATCGGTTCTGTCGTTGATGCACCAACAACAGCATTGTACATTCAATTGGGTGCAAACTTCGTGGTTTCTCCAATCATGAACCCAGAGATGGCCAAAGTATGTAACCGCCGCAAGATCGCCTGGTCTCCAGGTTGTGGTTCTTTGTCTGAGATCTCTATGGCGGAAGAATTGGGTTGTGAGGTTGTTAAGATCTTCCCTGGTCAGCAAGTAGGTGGTCCTGATTTCGTGAAAGCGGTAAAAGGTCCTTTCCCATGGTCTTCAATCATGCCAACAGGTGGTGTGAAGCCTGAGCGTGAGAATTTGACAGAGTGGTTCAATGCAGGAGTTCACTGTGTAGGAATGGGATCGCAATTGATGATCAAAGATGCTGATGGCAACTTTGACTTGGAGGCGATCAAGAATAAAACTAAAGAAGCCTTGGCGATTATCGCTGAGCTTCGCGGATAA
- a CDS encoding cupin domain-containing protein, producing the protein MKKVQSEAFFLDAENEWEVLGGGISRKIMGYDESIMMVKVNFEKGSIGTPHQHIHSQTTYVVSGSFEMDVDGKKQVLNGGDSFYIAPDLMHSAVCLEAGMLIDVFSPVREDFLDGTKPAYLGGGK; encoded by the coding sequence ATGAAAAAGGTACAGAGCGAAGCATTCTTCTTGGATGCGGAAAACGAATGGGAAGTATTGGGAGGTGGAATTTCACGCAAAATCATGGGATACGATGAGTCGATCATGATGGTGAAAGTCAACTTTGAAAAAGGAAGCATTGGCACCCCTCATCAGCACATTCATTCACAAACGACTTATGTAGTCAGTGGATCATTTGAAATGGACGTTGACGGTAAAAAGCAAGTCTTGAATGGCGGCGATTCTTTTTATATCGCACCAGACTTGATGCACTCAGCGGTTTGTCTTGAGGCAGGCATGTTGATTGACGTGTTCAGTCCTGTAAGAGAGGACTTCCTTGATGGAACAAAGCCTGCTTACTTAGGCGGCGGAAAATAA